One region of Longimicrobiales bacterium genomic DNA includes:
- a CDS encoding alpha/beta hydrolase yields SPDEPDTDVRALRCPVLFIVGTRDNVADREYVEQLAQDVQGARIAWLTGGGHALPRSVADGFNDAVIRFLGAVDRTR; encoded by the coding sequence CATCGCCCGACGAGCCGGACACGGATGTGCGCGCGCTGCGCTGTCCTGTGCTGTTCATTGTCGGGACCAGGGACAACGTGGCGGATCGAGAGTATGTGGAGCAGCTCGCGCAGGACGTGCAGGGTGCGCGGATTGCATGGCTGACCGGTGGCGGCCACGCGTTGCCGCGCAGCGTCGCAGATGGGTTCAATGACGCGGTGATCCGATTTCTCGG